A genomic region of Haliotis asinina isolate JCU_RB_2024 chromosome 1, JCU_Hal_asi_v2, whole genome shotgun sequence contains the following coding sequences:
- the LOC137293889 gene encoding sulfotransferase 1C2-like — MEMIRKVQKLELRADDVLIAAYPKCGTHWLWEIVTMLRAGNSEYNKKAKEIAMLGMPQTERADELPSPRVLNSHLNFRHLPEKLVEKKIKTIFIMRNPKDVSVSLYNHLKGMKLSSKFDGTYSELLDLFLEGKVGCGDYVEYVKDWLQVKQDNPDLPMLTLFYENLKKDPIKNIRTVAEFLGLCVSDELCEQIAEACSFKKLRAANTEVKEHNRKQSEVWKEGHQGPYRKGEVGDWKNWMTVAQNEQFDDVIGRRFEKTGIVFTYE, encoded by the exons ATGGAAATGATCAGAAAAGTTCAGAAACTGGAACTGAGGGCCGATGACGTCTTAATTGCGGCTTATCCCAAATGTG GTACCCATTGGTTGTGGGAAATCGTCACCATGCTCAGGGCCGGTAACTCTGAGTACAACAAGAAGGCTAAGGAAATCGCCATGTTGGGAATGCCGCAGACTGAGCGGGCTGATGAACTCCCTTCCCCGAGAGTTCTGAACTCACATCTAAATTTCCGCCACCTTCCGGAAAAGCTGGtggaaaagaaaataaaaacaatcttCATCATGCGAAATCCAAAAGATGTCAGCGTATCCCTTTATAACCATCTTAAAGGAATGAAACTGAGTAGCAAGTTTGACGGGACGTATTCCGAACTTCTGGATCTGTTTCTGGAAGGAAAAG TGGGCTGCGGTGATTATGTCGAGTACGTGAAGGACTGGCTGCAAGTGAAACAGGACAACCCGGACTTGCCAATGTTAACACTGTTTTATGAAAACCTGAAAAAG GATCCTATTAAAAATATCAGAACCGTTGCTGAGTTCCTTGGCTTGTGTGTCAGTGACGAACTATGTGAGCAAATAGCAGAAGCGTGCAGCTTTAAGAAGCTGAGGGCTGCAAACACTGAGGTCAAGGAGCACAACAGAAAGCAATCTGAGGTCTGGAAGGAAGGTCACCAAGGACCGTATAGAAAAG GTGAAGTTGGAGATTGGAAGAACTGGATGACAGTTGCCCAAAACGAACAATTTGATGACGTCATCGGGCGTCGATTTGAAAAAACGGGCATTGTATTCACGTATGAATAA